One Actinomycetota bacterium DNA window includes the following coding sequences:
- a CDS encoding cytochrome b/b6 domain-containing protein has protein sequence MAHMAHYREAHPMVFVITHWINAVAIIFLALSGFYIHYPLFALPGLMGLARGVHFFFMYVLIFNLTFRIIAAFFVKSAPALGTREQDVDIKNWLPQAANRHQLIPWLKYYLFLKKEKPIGAKYGVLQKIAYLVTIPLTYLMAYTGFAIYAPVMDWAIFQAGLDLVNGAMNMRVIHYFMMWVFIIFTAIHIYLANVAGFEPSKLIFAWKEQEGLHCDPKTGKVIGGSH, from the coding sequence ATGGCACATATGGCGCACTATCGTGAAGCCCATCCAATGGTGTTCGTGATTACCCATTGGATCAACGCCGTTGCCATAATATTTCTGGCGCTATCGGGTTTCTATATCCACTATCCCCTGTTCGCGCTGCCAGGTTTGATGGGGCTTGCCCGGGGAGTCCACTTCTTCTTCATGTACGTACTGATCTTCAACTTGACGTTCAGGATCATTGCAGCCTTCTTCGTCAAGAGCGCGCCCGCATTGGGTACACGCGAGCAAGACGTGGATATCAAGAACTGGCTGCCGCAAGCAGCCAACAGGCATCAGCTTATTCCTTGGCTGAAGTACTACTTGTTCCTGAAGAAGGAAAAGCCGATCGGCGCGAAGTACGGAGTGCTTCAAAAGATCGCATACCTTGTCACAATTCCACTCACATACCTGATGGCGTACACCGGTTTCGCCATCTATGCTCCTGTGATGGACTGGGCAATATTTCAGGCTGGGCTAGACTTGGTCAATGGCGCGATGAACATGAGGGTGATCCACTACTTCATGATGTGGGTGTTCATCATCTTCACTGCCATCCATATCTACCTCGCCAATGTAGCCGGATTTGAGCCTTCGAAGCTGATTTTTGCCTGGAAGGAACAGGAAGGGTTACACTGCGATCCCAAGACCGGTAAAGTCATAGGTGGAAGCCACTAA
- a CDS encoding coproporphyrinogen III oxidase family protein has protein sequence MLSERLITVALRILNRSYLALEPTDLPSLPSPQKDTGYVLYAHVPFCERLCLYCSFNRFIFEESRAKEYFQHLRTEMRMISDLGYDFPSLYIGGGTPTVLLDELAETIDLARSLFSIKEVSCETSPNHLGSELVDCLSGRVDRLSVGVQSFDEKLLKQMDRFDKYGNGKTLLEKVSGVADKFHSLNVDMMFNFPSQTEEILIRDIEMLKATGANQTTFYPLMASPLNRRELARAVGKIDYPREVKYYKIISEQLSDQFVPTSAWTYSRNKNTMIDEYIVDFEQYIGIGSGSLSFHDGRIYSNTYSLSEYADAISSGRMAVAKRGKKYSRTAMMRYRFVTDLFGLRLDKTRFKRDFGVPVETGLMAEIAFMRAAGGIKTDTETEITLTEKGRYLLMVMMRETLAKSNDARDKAREELPVEDKMLLTDNTVQLADIQEEMQLITDKAV, from the coding sequence ATGCTTTCTGAACGCCTGATCACCGTCGCGCTTCGCATACTGAACCGCAGTTATCTTGCTCTGGAGCCGACCGACTTGCCGTCGTTGCCGAGCCCGCAGAAAGATACAGGCTATGTGCTCTACGCTCACGTTCCTTTCTGTGAGCGACTTTGCCTTTACTGCTCATTTAACCGCTTTATCTTCGAGGAAAGCAGGGCAAAGGAGTACTTCCAGCATCTTCGCACCGAAATGCGAATGATCTCTGATCTTGGGTATGACTTCCCTTCTCTCTATATCGGCGGAGGAACACCAACTGTTCTGCTAGATGAGCTTGCAGAAACCATTGATTTAGCCAGATCGCTCTTTTCGATAAAAGAAGTATCTTGTGAGACCAGCCCGAATCACCTGGGCTCTGAGCTGGTAGATTGCCTGTCGGGACGTGTTGACAGGCTATCGGTGGGTGTACAAAGTTTCGATGAGAAACTTCTCAAGCAGATGGACCGTTTCGATAAATACGGAAACGGAAAGACGCTTCTGGAAAAGGTGTCCGGTGTGGCGGATAAATTCCACTCACTCAACGTGGACATGATGTTCAACTTCCCGAGTCAAACCGAGGAAATACTGATTAGGGATATTGAAATGCTAAAGGCAACCGGGGCAAACCAGACGACATTCTACCCTTTGATGGCTTCTCCTCTTAACCGTCGCGAGCTTGCCCGAGCGGTCGGCAAAATCGACTATCCCCGGGAGGTCAAATACTATAAGATCATCTCGGAGCAACTGAGCGATCAGTTTGTTCCGACGTCAGCCTGGACTTATTCGCGTAACAAGAACACCATGATCGACGAGTATATCGTGGATTTTGAGCAGTACATTGGAATCGGCTCAGGATCGCTTTCATTTCATGACGGCCGAATCTACAGCAACACCTATTCCCTGTCAGAGTACGCCGACGCTATCTCTTCAGGACGGATGGCTGTAGCCAAACGGGGCAAAAAATACTCCCGGACTGCAATGATGCGATATCGGTTTGTGACCGACCTCTTTGGATTGCGCCTCGACAAAACCCGCTTCAAGCGCGATTTCGGAGTTCCTGTCGAAACAGGGCTCATGGCAGAAATCGCCTTCATGCGCGCGGCTGGCGGAATAAAGACAGACACAGAAACAGAGATCACGCTTACAGAAAAGGGCCGCTATCTTCTAATGGTCATGATGCGTGAAACGCTGGCGAAAAGTAACGATGCTCGAGACAAAGCGCGTGAAGAGCTGCCGGTCGAAGACAAGATGCTACTGACGGACAACACAGTACAGCTTGCCGATATTCAGGAGGAAATGCAGCTTATTACCGACAAGGCTGTGTGA